The sequence TACTGTGTATGTTGTTTTCAGTGCAGGATAGATTACTTCTTAATTTTAATtgggtactgattacaaattacatgacacaaATTGAAATCAGTAACATCATTTTGCAGATTACATTTCTGGGGTATTCTAATCCGATTAATTTTGGATTATTCCAATTTAACTCTTTATGCCActtgcatttgagtaggataatcttgtaccattttaacataaaaatacaaatatgaaggAAAATATATTTGATTCTTTATTGCTAAAAAAAGAGCCTCACAAAATCATGACACTgtttaaaagtgcattaaaccTTACACTGAGAAATcaagttaattttaagtgtatAAAACAATTACTGATACGAAAATTAATGAACATAAAAATTAATTTGTGATCATAAAATCAATAACTTGCATATTTAACAGTCATGAGAATGCATGGTCAAATTGTTTGAGTGATGCTGAACGAACAGTATATCATGAGTAGgctgatttagagtaaaaaataaataaaaaaattatagtgaTCAATAAATGATGATACATTTTCTGCCATTGCAGTAtgccataaaaagtaactgtagtgtGATTACAAGTATTTTGaaaatatagtttaatttaattacaagtTACTTGATTTTCATGATCTGACTGCATaatacatattacatgtaatctgttactacccaacactggttGCTATATACCTTTGTCTCTGTTGTCCAGCTGGCACATATTGACTACTCCTTGTAATTGAAGGCTTTTGAACAGGTCATCAATGTCGTTTATGTCAGAGGAACTACTGGCTGAACCTGAAGCAGAGATAATCTCTGATTAATTTAAAAGATTTACAAAGAGGACTTTGTACTCTTGGGTAGAGCTAATGGAGTAAACCATTTGTAGAAGATTTTATCTTTGTCTACCAACACACTAAATATCACAGATGCCAATACCGTGTGGTAAAGGTACAAAGGGATGATGTGAAGACACTGAGATGTGATTGTTGCCTTTGATGTGTAAATAAGTACACCATGAAAAACATGACTATCGTTACTTTTATTAACCTCTATAAAAACAATTCTGGAAGAAGTTTAATGTAACTTTTATAACTGTTAGTCTGGGTCTTCTAATttaattggacaaatggcattaCAAAGgcattgcctcactgtaacccagatttgtgctttttttaaagaaaaggagggagggaGTCCAAATTCCTTTAAAAGTCCTATGCGAAAGGTGAACACTTGGAGTAGTGAACAGTTCATTTTGCACTAGTATTGAGCACAGAATCAATGTTTACTGTTGTTGGCATGCTGATTCACTGTTGAGATGGACACTCCATGTTGAGCTGCCGATGAGTTCTGCATGGAACTGCTGCATGAATGCTCTGCTTGGGAAGATAGTGACAGGGTTCTGGTCGGATAGGTGGCAAAAAGGGGAGTTTCACGCTGAAAGGCAGCAACCATCTCCTCCAGAACTATTGACAGGTTTGACCAGCCCTGTGAATCAAACACCAGAGTGAAACACAAATGATTACAATTTTCaacagaataaataaaatgtgtaaaatctaTATAACAGACTTACAATTTTCCAGTTGCTGAGACAGTTGAGCAGAACACGGCCATGTGCATCCACATCGTTGCTTTTAGCATTGATCACCATAGAGGGTGAGAGGCAGACGTTACACCTCGGTGGGTTTTTGGGATGGGTCTCATGGATCCAGATGCAAACTGGAATGTTGTAGTTGTTGCCTTTG comes from Xyrauchen texanus isolate HMW12.3.18 chromosome 9, RBS_HiC_50CHRs, whole genome shotgun sequence and encodes:
- the LOC127649700 gene encoding tumor susceptibility gene 101 protein-like, translating into MSRVTADLQYKTLVECNYCYPNEVLDDIKAVSTDFPDLQLYMDFSYFPNNDKRKLVHLDGTVPVTYEGNNYNIPVCIWIHETHPKNPPRCNVCLSPSMVINAKSNDVDAHGRVLLNCLSNWKIGWSNLSIVLEEMVAAFQRETPLFATYPTRTLSLSSQAEHSCSSSMQNSSAAQHGVSISTVNQHANNTLPKSTKSSL